Below is a genomic region from Nitrosopumilus sp. b3.
ACAGAAGCTCTAGATTTCAAGTGAATTCTAAATTCTGATTGAATTACTCGATTTCCTCTTCGGTAATCTTTGTTTCAAAATCATCAATTTCATATTTCATTGATTCATCTTCTTTGAGCTCTCCTCTTTCAATTAGTACCTGACGTACAAGTAACCAGTAAACTGTGGCAAGAGCTTTTCTTCCTCTATTATTTGCAGGAATTATTACGTCCAGATTAGATGTAATGTTATCCGTATTTGCAATTCCTATGATTGGAATTCCTGCATTGGTTGCTTCAATGATAGCTTGCTCATCAACTTGAGGATCTGAAATTAACACTAATTTTGGCTCAATGTAATATGGTAATGAGGGATTTGTCAATGTTCCTGGCATAAATCTTCCAAGGAGCTTCTTTGAATTTAACATCTCACAGAATTTTTCAATTGGCGTTTCTGCATATTGTCTGCCTGAACATACTATGAGATTATCTGCTCCTAATCTATTGATGAATTTGGCTGCAGTTTTGATTTTCTCTAATGTGATGTCTAAATCAAGCATGTAAAGTCCTTCAGGACTGGCTTTGGTGATAAATGGTCTCATGAATTTTGTCTTTACTTGAGTTCCTACCCTGATTCCAGTAGCTAGGATCTTCTTCTTAATGTCAGTTGTTTCTGCTTGTTGGCTCATGACGATTTTAAATCTCTACCATACCGCGTATTAAATCATGCTCTGAGAGGCGTAATAATTCATTTAATTTTGCCACTCTTTCTCCACCTACTACCCCTACTTTGAGCATTTTTGACTTTGTAGCAAGACCGATGTGGGAAATTTGTGAGTCAGTAGATTCACCCGATCTATGAGATGTGATTAGTTTGATATTATTTTGATTTGCAACACTGGCAAATTCAAATGCATCATAAAGGCTACCTGCTTGATTGACTTTTAGGATAGCAGCATTACATGATTTTAAGCCAATTGCTTTTGTTAGAATGTCTTTGTTAGTTACTGTCAAATCATCACCTGTAACTAATGTGTCTGGGAACTTTGCTGTTAATTCTGCCATGTCTTCAAATGCTTCTTCATGCACTGCATCTTCTGCATAAATTAATTTGAACTTCTCAATAATACCTGCTGCAAAATCTATCTGTTCTCCTGAAGAATTTTCAAACCCTGCTCTATCATAAACATATTTTCCTTTTTCTTCATTCCATTGGGTAGATGATGCAAAATCTACTCCTAATGATATTTCTTTTCCTAATGTGAATCCTAAATTTTCACAAGCTTTTGCAGAAACTTCTAATGCTTTTATATTTTCTAGTTTTGGTGCCCATCCTCCTTCATCTCCTCGTCCATTTGTAAAATGAGGATCTTCTTTTTCTAAAACACTACGTAATTCTTTATGAACTAACAAATTTGTTTCAATTGCATCTTCAATTGTTTTTGAACCGTTAGCACAAATTAAAATCTCTTGAATATCTGGTGTTCCAGGACCTGCATGTGCTCCACCTCCTAAAATATTACCTATTGGAAATGGAAATTTGAATGATGATTCTGATGATAATATCTGAAACAATTCCTGACCAGAGGCTTTTGATGCTGATTCCATTGATGCAATTGTTACTGCAAAAGCTAATGCTCCACCTATGTTTGCATAATTCGTAGAATCATCCAAACTTTTCAGCGTATTGTGAATTTCTTTTAGATCTGATGATTCTAACCCAATGAATTTTTTAGCATTTTCTTTTAGAATTTTTAGACTTTCTTCTGGTTTTCCATTAGGAAAACTTACTGCTTCATATTTTCCTACACTTGCACCTGAAGGTGCACATACTCTACCTAGAAACTTTCCTTCAGATTCTACGTCAACTTCAATAGTTTTTGTACCTCTACTGTTGTATAGAATACGTCCTTCAATTGAGGATATTTTGGCCAAGTTATTCTAACTCAGATTGAACTTCTTGTTTTCTTCTCTGAATTGCTTCATAAAATGGAATTACTTGTTGAATTGTTTCTACAGTTGTCAAAAGCATTCTTCTGCAACAATATCGTTCAATTCCTAAAGAATCCAGAGTTTTCACTGGATCTTCTCCTGCTTTAATTTTATTTTGATAATCTTCAAACTTGTCTGCAACTAAATTTCCGCAAGTAAAACATCTAACAGGTATTAACATACGAACGAAAAAGTAATCAAGGATTATAAAAACCATGCAAGGCACTTCCTTTGCGGGCGTCGCCCAGCCTGGCCAAAGGCGCTAGCTTGAGGGGCTAGTCTCTCAGGAGTTCGTGGGTTCAAATCCCATCGCCCGCACTAGAATTTTAAAATTATTTTTCTAGTTTTTGTAAAGTTTTGATTAATTCACTACGCCTTTTTTCTTCTGTAATTGCAGATCTGACATCATCAACTAGAATTCTATTGACGTCTATTTTTCTTCTAGCCTCTTTGACTACTTTATCATACAACGAAAAAGTGTACAAATTCAGATACAAATTCTCCATAACATCAAAAATTCTAGTGGCGTCATCTATTTCTCCAATTCGAATCTTGTCAAATACCATTCTTTTTAGTTCTCCAACACAATCAAGCAATCCAAGAACATATGATTCTGGCATTACTGATAATTTCTTATCAGAAGGAATCTCTTTTTTCTCAACAATCGCAATTAGACTTGCTGCTTCTACAAATTCTTGCTCTGGTGTAATTAGATATCTTTCAAGTCCACTGGTTGCTTTTTTCTTGTATTTTTTTAAGAGAATATCTGCCTGTTTTAGATTATTTTTCCCTGTCTTAAGATCTCCTTTGTGAACCGCGATAATTGATTTGCTACAGAGAATAATAATCTCTCTTGTATTTTTTAACAAAAATTCTCTTGAATCCTGAATTACACCTAAGGATTTTGAAATTTTGTTTAGTGATGTTTTTACATTCTTTAAAGTCATGGTGAAAATATCTTAAAACTAGGATAAAGCCGTTTGCTAAACTCTTATTTTGGATATAATTTTCATTTACTGTATGGAAATTACTGTGGACCAAATGTATCAAATTGAAAACAAAGGTCATGATATGGGCTTTTTAAAAAAATTCATGATGGAAAATGCCGGTGCTGCTTCTGTACGTAGACTGGTTGAGAAACTCGGGAATGTAGAATCTAAAAATATTTTGATTTTTGTAGGATTGGGAAATAATGGTGGTGATGGCTTGGTGATGGCAAGACACTTGGCAGGTTACAATGTTAAAGTAACTGTAATGCTTCTTGGTACTCCTGAGAAAATCAAAACTGAAGAAAGCAACTGGAACTGGTCCATATTACAAAAAATGCCATCTGTGAAACTAATGACCGGAGATTCTTTGAATTTTGATTTCAAACCAGACGTGATAGTAGATGGAATTTTGGGAACTGGTATTATAGGAGAAATTAGAGAACCATATGCATCTGCAATAAATTATATCAATGAAACAGACTGTTACAAATTTGCAGTTGATGTCCCATCTGGATTAGATCCTCAAACAGGTGAGACTGCAAACATTTGTACCAAATGTAACATGACAGTTACCTTTCATAAAATGAAGCAAGGGATTCCAAAGAGAAAAGATTTGACAGGTGAATTGTTTGTAGAAAAAATTGGAATTCCGCCAGAAGCTGAAGAGGGTATCTTATGAAAGTCCACCAAATCCAAGTTGGAAATATGCAAAATTTTACTTACATTGTAGAAGATGAAGATACAAGTGAAGCAATAATTATTGATCCCTCTTGGGAACTAATGGAATTAGAAATGATCATAAAAAAAAATGATCTAAAAATAAAATACATTGTAAATACTCATCATCATTTTGATCATACTTTGGGAAATGAAGCAATATCTGCATCAACCAAAGCCCCAATAATCCAACATGAATATTCAGAATTAAAGCATGACATTGCTGTAAAAGATGGTGATTTTATAGAATTTGGCAATTCAAAATTAAAAGTACTTCATACCCCTGGTCATTCTAAAGATAGTATCTGTCTTGTAGGTGATGGCAAAATTTTTTCAGGTGATACATTATTTGTTGGAAATTGTGGACGAATTGATTTACCCGGAGGGAGTGCAAAGGATCTGTATCATAGTCTGTTTGACGTTTTGTATTCATTAGATGATAACTTGGTGATGTATTCGGGTCATAATTATGGTCCTTCTGAAGTATCAACTCTTGGACAAGAGAAGATCACAAATCATGTAATGCAAAAACGCACTGAACAACAATTTGTTGAAATGATGGGATAGTGATTTCTTGGAAAATTTTGAACTGCATGGGAATATAGATCAAGCCAATGATTTTATTGACACTATGAAATCAGGTAGATTTCTTTTTTCATTCGTTTTATCCTATACTGAAACTTGTGAAATTCCAGGAATTACTTTTGCTGGGGCTGATATGAATTCTATCCAATTTACTCCACCAGCTGATGCTGAATACCTTCATTATGGATATTGTAAAACTATTGATAAAATCCCTATGACTCCAGATGGAAAACCTACACCTGGATTACTTACCAAAACTGCATTAGAATCTTCTAGCATTCCACATTTGACAATTAATGCTGGAAGTAAGGTTTTGCCCCAATTGCCTTTTATTGAGTCTGGCTTGTCATTTGGAAAAAATATTTCTGTAAGTGATGCTATGACTGATTCCCAAGTAACTCATGCTGTGGATTATGGTAGAATTGTTGGTAGGAGTTTGGCATCACTTTCAGATTGCCTTGTGATTGGTGAGAGTATTCCTGGAGGAACTACAACTGCATTGGCAGTGTTGAGAGGATTAGGTTTTGATGCTAAAGTAAGCTCTAGCATCCCAAACAATCCTGTAGATTTGAAAAATCAAATTGCTAATTCTGCACTTGAAAGAATTGATTCTGAACATCCCTACAGTATTGTTGCAAAAGTAGGTGATCCTATGATTCCTTTTGTTGCTGGGATGTTAAGTTCTGCAGCTGATGTTTCAAAGGTAATGCTTGCTGGAGGAACACAGATGCTAGCAGTATTGGCATTTGCATCAAAAATTGGATTCAATGAAGAAAATACTGTAATTGGGACCACTTCATACATAACAAATGACAAAAGTGCAAATTTTACTAGTTTAGTTGAAAAAATTGCAAACATTGCTTCAATCTCTGTCAATCCTGGTTTAGAAAATTCCCGATATTCTGGTCTTAGGGCATTTTCAGAAGGTTTTGCAAAAGAAGGTGTTGGAGCTGGGGGAAGTATTATTTCCTCCATGATTAAAACTGGAAATGATTCTACAAAATATTTGGATTTAGCAGAAAAAGAGTATCATCGATTATTTACTTCACTGTAACTGATTTTGCCAAATTTCTAGGATAATCTGGATCTGTGTCCTTTTCGAGTGCTGCATAATATGATAGCAGTTGGATGGGAATTATTTCTGAAATTGGATACATTGATTCTTCTACTTTGGAAATCTCTATCCAATAATCATATACGTCGCTTTCTACATCTGAAATCCCGATAATTTTTGCTCCTCTAGCCTTAATTTCCCTTGCACTAGTTAGGGTATCCGAATATGTTGAGTCATTTGGATTGATGATTAAAACAAAAACACTTTCATCCATAAGTGCAAGCGGCCCGTGTTTTAATTCCCCTCCAGGAATTCCTTCTGCATGAATGTATGTAAGCTCTTTTAATTTCAATGCTGCTTCTATGGCAATTGGATAATGTACTCCTCTTCCCAGAACATAAATGTCTGAAATATTTTTTAATTTTTGGGCCACTATCTGAATTCTTATTGGCTTGTCCAATGTTTTTGAAACCGATTCTGAAATCTTGTTAAAATCTATCTTTATTTCATCATTAGTTAGTTTCTCTACTATTTTGTAAATTATTACGAGTTGTGCTGTGAAACTCTTTGTCGCTGCAACTCCTATTTCTGGTCCACAATTCATTCCAATAACTACATCTGCTTCTCTAGCAAGCGATGATGTTAGCAGATTTACAATAGATATGATTTTACACTTTGCTTTTTTAGCAATCTTCACTGCTTCTAATACGTCTGCACTCTCTCCACTCTGAGAAATTGCAATTAATATTGAATTTTCCTCAATACTGTCTGGTGAAAACTGAAGTTCACTTGACATGATTGGTTCTACTTTGATTTTGGCATATTTTGAGAACATTTGTTTTGCAATTAATGCTGAATTGTAACTTGTACCGCTACCTGTAATGTAGATATTTTTTGAATGTCTTAGATAATCTGCAGTTTTTTCAATTGCATCAGCAGTTTTTTCTCCTGCCTTCAAAATTGTTTCAGGTTGTTCATAAATTTCTTTTAACGTAAAGTGTGCATAATCTCCTTTATACGCATCTCCAAATTCTTTTGATACTTTGGTAATTCCATATTTTGCATGATTTCCCTCAAAATCTAAAATTTGAAATTTATCCTTGTCTAAAATTACAAAATTTCCATTTTCCATGTAAATGGCATCATCTGTATATTCAATAAATCCTAGAACGTCACTTGATAAAAAGAAATCATCTTTTCCAACTCCGATTATTAACGGTTCATGATATCTTGCTGCTGCAAGCTGACCGTTTTCAAACATTGCAACAAAAGCATAATGCCCTTTAATTTCTGAAACTGTTTTAACAATCGTTTCTTTGACATCTCCTGTTAACTCATAATTTTTTTGAAGCAAGTTAGCAATTATTTCACTATCTGTTTCACTTTTGAAACTATATCCATCCTTTTCTAATTGCAGTTTTAATTCCTCAAAATTTTCTATAATTCCATTATGTACTATTGCAATTTTTCCAGAATTACTTGGATGAGGGTGAGCATTTGTATCTGTTACTTTGCCATGTGTTGCCCACCTAGTATGGCCAATGCCAATTTTTCCTGGCAATATGTCTAATTGAATTTTTGAATTTACCTCATCGACTTTTCCAATGCCCTTCTTTAATTCAATTTTGTTCTCTGATTCTGTTGCAACTCCAACACTATCGTATCCACGATATTCCATTCTTTTTAATCCCTTTACGAGAATAGGGGCAGCGCTAATCTTTCCATAATATCCTATAATTGAACACATGTTATTCTCTCAGATATTGGGGTTATTTACTGATAAGCCTATTTTTTTGATTATTCTGTTGAAGAACTTTCATCTTTTGGTGTTTCTTCAGAAGCAGCCTCTACAGTTTCTTCAGAAGCAGCCTCTACAGTTTCTTCAGAAGGTTCTTTAGATTTTGTATTCTCTAACATTTCTGGAATCTTTGATTCTGGTGTGAAATGAATACTGTCTTCCTCAGCAACTGTTACTGTGTATGATGGGATGTCTACCTTTC
It encodes:
- a CDS encoding enolase, which translates into the protein MAKISSIEGRILYNSRGTKTIEVDVESEGKFLGRVCAPSGASVGKYEAVSFPNGKPEESLKILKENAKKFIGLESSDLKEIHNTLKSLDDSTNYANIGGALAFAVTIASMESASKASGQELFQILSSESSFKFPFPIGNILGGGAHAGPGTPDIQEILICANGSKTIEDAIETNLLVHKELRSVLEKEDPHFTNGRGDEGGWAPKLENIKALEVSAKACENLGFTLGKEISLGVDFASSTQWNEEKGKYVYDRAGFENSSGEQIDFAAGIIEKFKLIYAEDAVHEEAFEDMAELTAKFPDTLVTGDDLTVTNKDILTKAIGLKSCNAAILKVNQAGSLYDAFEFASVANQNNIKLITSHRSGESTDSQISHIGLATKSKMLKVGVVGGERVAKLNELLRLSEHDLIRGMVEI
- the rpsB gene encoding 30S ribosomal protein S2, which gives rise to MSQQAETTDIKKKILATGIRVGTQVKTKFMRPFITKASPEGLYMLDLDITLEKIKTAAKFINRLGADNLIVCSGRQYAETPIEKFCEMLNSKKLLGRFMPGTLTNPSLPYYIEPKLVLISDPQVDEQAIIEATNAGIPIIGIANTDNITSNLDVIIPANNRGRKALATVYWLLVRQVLIERGELKEDESMKYEIDDFETKITEEEIE
- a CDS encoding DNA-directed RNA polymerase subunit N, whose amino-acid sequence is MLIPVRCFTCGNLVADKFEDYQNKIKAGEDPVKTLDSLGIERYCCRRMLLTTVETIQQVIPFYEAIQRRKQEVQSELE
- the glmS gene encoding glutamine--fructose-6-phosphate transaminase (isomerizing) encodes the protein MCSIIGYYGKISAAPILVKGLKRMEYRGYDSVGVATESENKIELKKGIGKVDEVNSKIQLDILPGKIGIGHTRWATHGKVTDTNAHPHPSNSGKIAIVHNGIIENFEELKLQLEKDGYSFKSETDSEIIANLLQKNYELTGDVKETIVKTVSEIKGHYAFVAMFENGQLAAARYHEPLIIGVGKDDFFLSSDVLGFIEYTDDAIYMENGNFVILDKDKFQILDFEGNHAKYGITKVSKEFGDAYKGDYAHFTLKEIYEQPETILKAGEKTADAIEKTADYLRHSKNIYITGSGTSYNSALIAKQMFSKYAKIKVEPIMSSELQFSPDSIEENSILIAISQSGESADVLEAVKIAKKAKCKIISIVNLLTSSLAREADVVIGMNCGPEIGVAATKSFTAQLVIIYKIVEKLTNDEIKIDFNKISESVSKTLDKPIRIQIVAQKLKNISDIYVLGRGVHYPIAIEAALKLKELTYIHAEGIPGGELKHGPLALMDESVFVLIINPNDSTYSDTLTSAREIKARGAKIIGISDVESDVYDYWIEISKVEESMYPISEIIPIQLLSYYAALEKDTDPDYPRNLAKSVTVK
- a CDS encoding RNA-binding protein; protein product: MTLKNVKTSLNKISKSLGVIQDSREFLLKNTREIIILCSKSIIAVHKGDLKTGKNNLKQADILLKKYKKKATSGLERYLITPEQEFVEAASLIAIVEKKEIPSDKKLSVMPESYVLGLLDCVGELKRMVFDKIRIGEIDDATRIFDVMENLYLNLYTFSLYDKVVKEARRKIDVNRILVDDVRSAITEEKRRSELIKTLQKLEK
- a CDS encoding hydroxyacylglutathione hydrolase family protein, producing the protein MKVHQIQVGNMQNFTYIVEDEDTSEAIIIDPSWELMELEMIIKKNDLKIKYIVNTHHHFDHTLGNEAISASTKAPIIQHEYSELKHDIAVKDGDFIEFGNSKLKVLHTPGHSKDSICLVGDGKIFSGDTLFVGNCGRIDLPGGSAKDLYHSLFDVLYSLDDNLVMYSGHNYGPSEVSTLGQEKITNHVMQKRTEQQFVEMMG
- a CDS encoding NAD(P)H-hydrate epimerase codes for the protein MEITVDQMYQIENKGHDMGFLKKFMMENAGAASVRRLVEKLGNVESKNILIFVGLGNNGGDGLVMARHLAGYNVKVTVMLLGTPEKIKTEESNWNWSILQKMPSVKLMTGDSLNFDFKPDVIVDGILGTGIIGEIREPYASAINYINETDCYKFAVDVPSGLDPQTGETANICTKCNMTVTFHKMKQGIPKRKDLTGELFVEKIGIPPEAEEGIL
- the cobT gene encoding nicotinate mononucleotide-dependent phosphoribosyltransferase CobT — translated: MENFELHGNIDQANDFIDTMKSGRFLFSFVLSYTETCEIPGITFAGADMNSIQFTPPADAEYLHYGYCKTIDKIPMTPDGKPTPGLLTKTALESSSIPHLTINAGSKVLPQLPFIESGLSFGKNISVSDAMTDSQVTHAVDYGRIVGRSLASLSDCLVIGESIPGGTTTALAVLRGLGFDAKVSSSIPNNPVDLKNQIANSALERIDSEHPYSIVAKVGDPMIPFVAGMLSSAADVSKVMLAGGTQMLAVLAFASKIGFNEENTVIGTTSYITNDKSANFTSLVEKIANIASISVNPGLENSRYSGLRAFSEGFAKEGVGAGGSIISSMIKTGNDSTKYLDLAEKEYHRLFTSL